The Deltaproteobacteria bacterium sequence GCGGCCATCTTCATCGCGAGGTCCAGCACCTCGTCGAGCGCGCTCGTGCCCTGGGCCACGTCCTCGCGTGAGAAGGTGCGCAGCTCCTGCACGATCTCGCGCACGCGCTCGCTGCCCTGCCGCGCCTCGGTGAGCGCCGCGACGATCTCCGCAGCCTCGTCGCCCGGCCGCTCGCGCAGCAGATCGAGCGCGAACTCCACGTTGGCCGCAATGTAGGCGAGCGGGTTGTTGATCTCGTGGCCCACGCCCGAGGCGAGCACGCCCAGGGTGGCCATGCGATCGGCGAAGACCATCTTCGCCTCGAGCTGCCGCTGATCCGCGAGGTCGCGCACGACGACCAGCACCGCGTCTGCGTCCTCCCACTTCACGGGCATCGCCGTGACCTCGGCCTCGAGCACCGAGCCGTCCTTGCGCACCAGCCGCTCGGTGATGGGCTTGGCCACCACGCGCTTCTGCTGCACGAGGGTCATGCGCTCCAGGACCACGGCGCGGTCTTCGGTGTGCACCACCTCGAGCACGTTGTGGCCGAGCATCTCGCCCTGGGTGTAGCCGAGCACCTTGCCCGTGGCGGTGTTGACGTACAGCACCTGTCCGGCGCGATGGACGACCACGCCCAGCGGCAGCGCGTCGATGAGGTGGCGGAACTCGGCCTCCACCCGCGCGCGATCGGTGATGTCGACCGCGTAGACCTGGAAGTCGCCTTCGGCGTTGGGCTGCGAGCGCGAGAGCCAGAGCAGCCGATCGCCCACGTCCTCGAGCACCGCCAGACCTTCGTCGAAGAACAGCGCCGACAGCCGCGACCACACCTCCGACGCGAGCTGCTCGCCCACCTTCACGTTCCAGCGCGCGAGCAGCGGCGCCGCGGCGGCGTTGGCGTGGATGATGCGCCCGTCGCTGCCCATGCGCAGCTCGGGATTCGGATTGTCGCGGAGCATGCGCGCGAGCGTGTCCACCTGGGCGCGCAGGTACTCGCGCTCCGTCGCGTCGGCGAGCACCACCACCGCGCCATCGAGGGTGCCGTCGAGCCGACGCAACGGCGCCGCGCTCGCCTCGAGGCGCCGCCGCACGCCGCCCGGCTGCTCCACGCGCACCGCGAACCCGCGCACCGGCTGGCCGGCGCGCATCGCCACCTGCTCGGGACGATGGCCATCGGCCCATGCGCTCCCGTCGGCGCGGAGGCTCCGCCAACCGGCGGGGACGGCCGCGCCCCCGAGGAGCTGCTCGCGCGAGAGCCCCAGCAACGCCTGCGCGGCCGGGTTGCAGTCGCGCTCCCTCCCGTCGAGGCCGTAGACGATGACCCCCACCTCGACGGCTGCGAGCGCCCGCGACGCCGAGTCGTCGAGCGCCGCTGCGAGCAAGCGCAGGAGCGGCTCGAGCGGCGCATCCGGCCGGGTGACGTCGACCAGGAGCAGCGCCGCGTGAACCTCGGGCTGCGCGAGCGCAATCGCGTGCGTGGTGCACTGGCTCGGCCGCTCCCTCGGGTCGAGCGCACCGGGCGGCAGCGCTCCGTGCTGGGCGATGACCTCGAAGCCACTCGCGCGACGAAGGACGATGGCTGCCCCCGAAGCGCCGCTGAGCGCGGCCGCGAGGGACAGCAGATCCTCCACGGGGCGCACACTTGGCCCCGCTTGCGGGTCGGCCTCCACCTCGCGACCTCCCTCGGGTTCCCTACCCAGCTTCATGCTGCAGGAAAGCGGCGGCCCTGAGAAGTGACCCCCTCACCAGGCTCGACGCGCGCTGTTGAGCCGAATACAAATCCCGGATGTCCTTGAGCCAGAAGGCCGAGCAACACTTCGCCAAGTTGCGCCAGGCGCTCGAGGCCGAGCACACCGAGGAGCGCGCGCGGTTCGCGGAGGCGGCGGCGCGGCTCTCGCTGGAGGAGCTCGAGGAGCGGGGCTTCGCGCTCGTGGACGTGGTGGCCCGCGACGTGCGCGGCGGCGTGGGTGGGCGTCGCCTGATCTCCTTCGAGCG is a genomic window containing:
- a CDS encoding PAS domain S-box protein: MKLGREPEGGREVEADPQAGPSVRPVEDLLSLAAALSGASGAAIVLRRASGFEVIAQHGALPPGALDPRERPSQCTTHAIALAQPEVHAALLLVDVTRPDAPLEPLLRLLAAALDDSASRALAAVEVGVIVYGLDGRERDCNPAAQALLGLSREQLLGGAAVPAGWRSLRADGSAWADGHRPEQVAMRAGQPVRGFAVRVEQPGGVRRRLEASAAPLRRLDGTLDGAVVVLADATEREYLRAQVDTLARMLRDNPNPELRMGSDGRIIHANAAAAPLLARWNVKVGEQLASEVWSRLSALFFDEGLAVLEDVGDRLLWLSRSQPNAEGDFQVYAVDITDRARVEAEFRHLIDALPLGVVVHRAGQVLYVNTATGKVLGYTQGEMLGHNVLEVVHTEDRAVVLERMTLVQQKRVVAKPITERLVRKDGSVLEAEVTAMPVKWEDADAVLVVVRDLADQRQLEAKMVFADRMATLGVLASGVGHEINNPLAYIAANVEFALDLLRERPGDEAAEIVAALTEARQGSERVREIVQELRTFSREDVAQGTSALDEVLDLAMKMAANELRHRGRVERHLPSLPRVAGNPARLGQVFLNLLVNAAQSLPEDGAPDALVRVAARVDGAAVAVEISDTGVGIPAPVLARIFDPFFTTKPLGKGTGLGLSVCQSIVTALGGEITVQSTVGQGTTFRVSLPIAGEAAAAREPTTSAPRPRRRLRVLIIDDEPLVAAGFKRLLSAPCEVELQSEPREALAALEAGAAFDVVICDVMMPGLSGLDLYEALNRARPEAAGRLIFMTGGAFTPNAERRLATTGIPVLAKPFTLEQFLAAVSVLRVPVLDDVERPGTH